One window from the genome of Gimesia aquarii encodes:
- a CDS encoding neutral/alkaline non-lysosomal ceramidase N-terminal domain-containing protein: MKRFWRRLTVVVLITGCFFGTQDLLQSAESTQKTEWRAAATSVVITPEKSMWMSGYAARNKPSEGKVHDLFAKVLIIEDMNGQKMVIVTTDLIGITPALRDPIAARLESEFKVPAAALLMNASHTHCGPELREGKATRRGLGGDRGAEAREYTQALVKKIIATIGKTLPNLEPVTLNYSYGRAGFAMNRRLPTSKGVRNSPHPQGPVDQRVPVLSVRRTDGSIMAALFGYACHNTTLSFYQFCGDYAGFAQEYLEADHPGMVALFMMGCGGDQNPYPRRTLDLAKQHGRALANAVEVALSVRQPRTIHGPLGVAMDDVVLEFATPPTREELLKQKERGNKYEKSHADRLLAQLEERGGIQTRYAFPLQVIQFGSDLTLVAICGETVVDYSLRLQKDLKTDLVAVENVEPIIWVAGYSNNVFGYLPSLRVLKEGGYEGGGAMTYTSYPGPFTGSVEKRVVSKIVELTKQARKAAK, from the coding sequence ATGAAAAGGTTTTGGAGACGATTGACTGTTGTTGTCCTGATCACTGGTTGTTTCTTTGGTACTCAGGACCTGTTACAGTCTGCTGAGTCAACACAGAAAACCGAGTGGCGGGCAGCCGCGACATCTGTTGTGATTACACCCGAAAAATCGATGTGGATGTCAGGGTATGCCGCCCGTAATAAACCCTCTGAAGGCAAAGTTCATGACCTTTTTGCTAAAGTCCTGATTATTGAAGATATGAACGGGCAAAAAATGGTAATTGTTACTACGGATCTGATTGGAATTACACCCGCGTTAAGGGATCCTATCGCAGCTCGGTTAGAGTCCGAATTCAAAGTCCCTGCGGCAGCTTTATTGATGAATGCTTCTCATACACACTGCGGTCCCGAATTGCGTGAAGGAAAAGCAACACGTCGAGGTTTGGGAGGGGATCGTGGGGCTGAAGCACGAGAATATACTCAAGCTTTAGTCAAGAAAATCATCGCAACCATAGGTAAAACGTTACCAAATCTTGAACCAGTCACTTTGAATTATTCGTATGGTCGAGCAGGATTCGCTATGAATCGACGTTTGCCAACTTCTAAAGGAGTGAGAAATAGCCCCCATCCTCAAGGGCCCGTCGATCAACGAGTACCAGTATTGAGTGTCAGACGGACTGATGGTTCAATTATGGCAGCGCTTTTTGGATATGCGTGTCATAATACGACACTCAGTTTTTATCAGTTTTGTGGTGATTATGCAGGCTTCGCTCAGGAGTATCTCGAAGCTGATCATCCGGGGATGGTGGCTTTATTTATGATGGGTTGTGGTGGCGATCAAAATCCCTACCCGCGTCGAACTTTAGATTTGGCCAAACAACATGGACGAGCGCTTGCAAATGCAGTTGAGGTGGCTTTGTCTGTGCGTCAACCACGAACGATTCATGGCCCGTTGGGAGTGGCTATGGATGATGTGGTACTGGAATTTGCGACTCCTCCCACTCGTGAAGAACTGCTGAAACAGAAGGAACGGGGAAATAAATATGAAAAGAGTCACGCAGATCGTCTATTAGCCCAGCTAGAAGAGCGTGGAGGGATTCAAACACGCTATGCATTTCCCTTACAGGTCATACAATTTGGATCAGATTTAACATTGGTCGCGATTTGTGGTGAAACAGTCGTAGATTACTCACTTCGTCTGCAAAAAGATCTGAAGACAGATTTGGTGGCTGTCGAGAATGTCGAACCAATCATTTGGGTTGCCGGCTATTCCAATAATGTATTTGGGTATCTACCAAGCCTTCGCGTTTTGAAAGAGGGAGGCTATGAAGGAGGTGGGGCTATGACTTATACCTCGTATCCTGGTCCCTTTACTGGTTCCGTGGAAAAACGTGTGGTCTCCAAAATTGTTGAGTTGACAAAGCAAGCCCGCAAAGCAGCCAAATAA
- a CDS encoding HesA/MoeB/ThiF family protein: protein MSGFSPLTDEERAVYEWQIWVPGFGELGQEKLKNSSVLVSRCGGLGSVVAYELAAAGVGKLVIAHAGNVKPSDLNRQLLMTHDWLGKPRVESAERRLKELNPRLEVEAIPENISEKNAEEIVDQVDLIVDCAPLFPERYAMNQQSVIQNKPLIECAMYDLEAQLTTFVPGQTGCLACLYPDDPPAWKREFPVFGAVSGTVGCMAAMEAIKLLSGLGQPLTNQLLMFDLRDMTFRRNRILRRSECSVCKKIDV from the coding sequence ATGTCTGGTTTCTCTCCCCTGACAGATGAAGAGCGAGCAGTATACGAATGGCAAATCTGGGTACCGGGATTTGGTGAACTTGGTCAGGAAAAATTAAAGAACTCATCAGTTCTCGTCTCACGTTGTGGAGGCTTGGGAAGTGTGGTCGCATATGAGTTAGCAGCAGCAGGAGTGGGTAAATTAGTTATTGCTCATGCGGGAAATGTAAAGCCGAGCGATTTAAATCGCCAATTGTTAATGACGCATGACTGGTTAGGGAAACCACGCGTCGAATCGGCGGAACGACGGCTGAAAGAACTGAATCCTCGTTTAGAAGTCGAAGCGATTCCGGAGAATATTTCTGAAAAGAATGCAGAGGAAATCGTTGATCAAGTAGACTTGATCGTAGATTGTGCCCCCCTGTTCCCTGAACGCTATGCGATGAATCAGCAATCAGTGATACAAAATAAGCCATTGATAGAATGTGCCATGTATGACTTGGAAGCACAACTGACAACATTTGTGCCTGGCCAAACAGGATGTTTAGCATGTTTGTATCCAGATGATCCACCGGCTTGGAAACGAGAGTTTCCAGTCTTTGGTGCTGTTTCAGGAACAGTGGGTTGTATGGCTGCGATGGAGGCCATTAAGCTGCTTTCTGGTTTGGGGCAACCCCTGACAAACCAGTTATTAATGTTTGATTTACGTGATATGACATTCCGTCGTAATCGTATTTTGCGTCGATCCGAATGTTCTGTTTGTAAAAAAATAGATGTATAA
- a CDS encoding MoaD/ThiS family protein, translating to MNIVVEYTAQVKKAVGQSREDFQVKDGCTLQELVKQVSEKHESNLKSMLFPDSGELHPSILLFVADQQVLWSESLTLQPDQVVTILSPISGG from the coding sequence ATGAACATTGTTGTGGAATACACGGCACAAGTTAAAAAAGCTGTTGGACAGAGTCGCGAAGACTTTCAAGTAAAGGATGGATGTACTTTGCAGGAGCTTGTCAAACAAGTTTCAGAAAAACATGAATCAAATCTGAAATCAATGTTGTTCCCTGATTCCGGAGAACTCCATCCATCGATTCTGTTATTTGTTGCCGACCAGCAGGTATTATGGAGTGAATCATTGACTTTACAACCTGATCAGGTCGTAACAATCCTTTCACCAATTTCAGGCGGTTAA